A single window of Rubripirellula lacrimiformis DNA harbors:
- a CDS encoding iron-containing alcohol dehydrogenase — protein MQPFDIQSRTRFIFGDGTISRLGELAASFRPGCVLVVSDRGIMEAGHDAAAIASLKSAGLRVESFHDFAENPTSAMVDAGVRHAAKVKPDLLVGLGGGSSMDCCKGINFVYSCGGTIHDYHGVGKATGELLPMIAIPTTSGTGSEAQSFALISDVDTHVKMACGDPRAACRIAILDPVLTLTQPQRVTALTGIDAISHAIETYVTKRRNPMSVTYSRRAFGMLADGFSRVLADPSDLEARGQMQLGACFAGMAIETSMLGAAHATANPLTARHAVTHGQAVGMMLPAVIRMNGAQHADWYGELMREVEPSTRDEDAPERLANLVTGWLREAGLATSLSELSIAESEIDVLADDSLKQWTGTFNPVALDAGRSQGLYRAVVNAAG, from the coding sequence ATGCAGCCTTTTGACATTCAAAGCCGCACGCGTTTCATCTTCGGCGATGGAACGATATCGCGTCTGGGTGAACTGGCCGCCAGCTTCCGTCCTGGCTGTGTGTTAGTCGTTAGTGATCGAGGGATCATGGAGGCGGGGCACGACGCAGCCGCGATCGCCTCGCTGAAGTCAGCGGGGCTGCGGGTGGAGTCGTTTCACGATTTTGCTGAAAATCCCACGTCCGCAATGGTCGACGCAGGGGTTCGGCATGCGGCCAAAGTGAAGCCCGACTTGCTGGTTGGGCTGGGCGGCGGCAGCAGCATGGATTGTTGCAAGGGAATCAACTTCGTCTATTCGTGCGGTGGCACCATCCACGACTATCATGGTGTCGGCAAAGCGACGGGCGAATTGTTACCGATGATCGCAATCCCGACGACATCGGGAACTGGAAGCGAAGCTCAGTCATTTGCGTTGATCAGCGACGTCGATACGCATGTGAAAATGGCTTGCGGCGATCCCCGCGCCGCATGTCGGATCGCCATTCTGGATCCTGTGTTGACCCTGACTCAGCCCCAGCGTGTGACCGCGTTGACGGGAATCGATGCGATCTCGCACGCGATCGAAACCTACGTCACCAAGCGGCGCAATCCGATGTCGGTGACCTACAGTCGACGCGCATTTGGGATGTTGGCAGATGGGTTTTCTCGCGTGCTTGCCGATCCGTCTGATTTAGAGGCGCGTGGCCAGATGCAGCTGGGGGCCTGCTTTGCCGGGATGGCCATCGAAACATCAATGCTAGGTGCTGCCCATGCGACAGCGAACCCATTGACGGCACGGCACGCGGTGACGCACGGTCAAGCGGTCGGGATGATGTTGCCGGCTGTCATTCGAATGAATGGGGCTCAGCATGCCGATTGGTACGGCGAACTGATGCGTGAAGTGGAACCCAGCACCAGGGATGAAGACGCCCCCGAGCGTTTGGCGAATCTTGTCACCGGATGGTTGCGCGAAGCCGGACTGGCAACATCGCTAAGCGAGCTGTCGATTGCCGAGTCCGAGATCGACGTGTTGGCCGATGATTCGCTGAAACAATGGACCGGTACCTTCAATCCCGTTGCCTTGGATGCCGGACGAAGTCAGGGGTTGTATCGCGCGGTGGTCAACGCGGCCGGCTAG
- a CDS encoding tetratricopeptide repeat protein, which yields MPTPSENGSDTHLKAASSASFDGQSGRWELVEASDLPRISLDESDGSDDQLAGVSGDESIQSGGVGQNIAKDAGASVTTHPLQQTLGESPTTSVPDGTVASLSMSSQLAEPNPVSAGTSADQPKPKLQLQRRQQLEHHLKANPADLDSFLELARIYRDENHPIDARRVLQQALQIFPDDADLLWEFEEATLSRSLQQLREVSELASRLDTAETDRELSRCQQDWAMRRIEVCQSRINRDPSLVHLRVTLGEAMYEAERFDDALDELDPVLRHWELSPSAYLIRGKCLLAMGKDLDAMVAFRACALRRAVVAPLRTRVFALRLLCETADRLGIVLTLAQYRSALQQAEQELAKQAALGK from the coding sequence ATGCCAACGCCCTCCGAGAATGGATCGGACACACATTTGAAGGCGGCATCTTCGGCTTCGTTTGATGGTCAATCGGGGCGATGGGAACTGGTCGAAGCGAGCGATCTGCCGCGAATTTCCTTGGACGAATCAGACGGTTCAGATGATCAGCTGGCGGGTGTGTCGGGTGATGAATCGATTCAAAGCGGCGGCGTTGGTCAAAACATCGCCAAGGACGCAGGTGCATCCGTCACGACCCATCCGTTGCAGCAAACGCTTGGCGAATCACCTACCACGTCGGTTCCGGACGGAACCGTTGCTTCGTTATCGATGTCCAGCCAACTTGCCGAACCCAATCCCGTTTCGGCCGGAACTTCCGCTGACCAGCCAAAGCCCAAGTTGCAGCTGCAGCGTCGTCAACAGCTTGAACATCATCTGAAGGCGAATCCTGCGGACTTGGATTCGTTCTTGGAACTGGCCCGTATTTATCGAGACGAGAACCATCCAATCGATGCTCGCCGAGTGCTGCAGCAAGCGCTGCAGATCTTTCCCGATGATGCCGATTTGCTGTGGGAATTCGAAGAGGCGACTTTGTCGCGGTCGTTGCAGCAGTTGCGTGAAGTCAGCGAACTGGCCAGCCGGTTGGACACCGCGGAAACCGATCGTGAACTCAGTCGGTGCCAGCAGGATTGGGCGATGCGGCGGATCGAGGTCTGTCAATCGCGGATCAATCGTGACCCAAGCTTGGTGCACCTTCGCGTCACGCTAGGGGAAGCGATGTACGAAGCCGAGCGGTTCGACGACGCGTTGGATGAACTGGATCCCGTGCTGCGTCACTGGGAACTGTCACCATCGGCGTACTTGATTCGGGGGAAGTGTTTGCTGGCGATGGGAAAGGACTTGGACGCGATGGTTGCCTTCCGAGCTTGCGCACTGCGGCGGGCGGTTGTTGCTCCGCTGCGAACACGGGTGTTCGCGCTGCGGTTGCTTTGCGAAACCGCGGATCGGCTAGGCATTGTGCTGACGCTAGCGCAGTACCGATCGGCACTCCAACAGGCCGAACAGGAACTTGCCAAACAAGCCGCGTTGGGCAAGTGA
- a CDS encoding WXG100 family type VII secretion target, with product MNQAVVDPDQLRQFASQLHRFAEEMKQRSTGLATQMNQLEQTWRDEQQRKFSDEFTAQMRQMARLIQTTEEHVPYLMRKAEQIDAYLGR from the coding sequence ATGAATCAAGCCGTTGTGGATCCGGACCAGCTTCGCCAATTTGCGTCTCAGCTGCATCGTTTCGCCGAAGAAATGAAACAGCGTTCGACAGGTTTGGCGACTCAGATGAACCAGTTAGAACAGACGTGGCGTGACGAACAGCAGCGAAAGTTTTCGGACGAATTCACCGCTCAGATGCGACAGATGGCGCGCCTGATCCAGACGACCGAAGAACACGTCCCCTACCTGATGCGGAAGGCCGAACAGATCGACGCCTATTTAGGACGCTAG
- the sucD gene encoding succinate--CoA ligase subunit alpha: MSILVNKNTKVICQGITGNAGTFHSLGCRDYGTQMVGGVTPGKGGQNVEGIPVFDTVEEAVHQTGADATMIFVPPPFTADAILEAVDAGIKVIAAITEGVPVLDMVRVYEKVKASDSILIGPNCPGLITPGECKIGIMPGYIHQPGKIGVMSRSGTLTYESVWQTSNLGLGQSTCVGLGGDPIVGTSFIDLLKMYQEDDQTEAILMIGEIGGSAEEEAAAFAKEHVTKPMAAFIAGRTAPPGKRMGHAGAIISGGKGTAEEKVAALEDAGIVVAPTPADMGDAVVKAMAKK; this comes from the coding sequence ATGTCCATCCTGGTCAACAAAAATACAAAAGTCATTTGCCAAGGCATCACCGGCAACGCGGGTACCTTCCACTCGCTCGGTTGCCGCGATTACGGCACCCAAATGGTCGGTGGCGTTACACCGGGTAAAGGTGGCCAAAACGTCGAAGGCATCCCCGTCTTCGATACGGTCGAAGAAGCCGTGCACCAAACCGGCGCCGACGCGACCATGATCTTCGTCCCGCCACCGTTCACGGCCGACGCCATCTTGGAAGCCGTCGACGCGGGCATCAAAGTCATCGCGGCGATCACCGAAGGCGTACCAGTCCTGGACATGGTCCGCGTCTACGAAAAGGTCAAAGCCAGCGATTCGATCTTGATCGGTCCCAACTGCCCCGGCCTGATCACTCCCGGTGAGTGCAAGATCGGCATCATGCCTGGTTACATTCACCAACCCGGTAAAATCGGCGTGATGAGCCGCAGTGGTACGCTGACTTACGAATCGGTTTGGCAAACCAGCAACCTGGGCCTTGGTCAAAGCACCTGTGTTGGCCTTGGTGGCGACCCGATCGTCGGCACCAGCTTTATCGATCTGCTGAAGATGTACCAGGAAGACGACCAAACCGAAGCGATCTTGATGATCGGCGAGATTGGTGGATCGGCAGAAGAAGAAGCCGCTGCGTTTGCGAAAGAGCACGTCACCAAGCCAATGGCCGCCTTCATCGCCGGACGCACCGCGCCTCCCGGAAAACGAATGGGCCACGCTGGTGCAATCATCAGTGGCGGAAAGGGAACCGCCGAAGAAAAGGTCGCTGCACTCGAAGACGCCGGTATCGTCGTCGCTCCGACGCCTGCCGACATGGGCGATGCCGTCGTCAAAGCGATGGCCAAGAAGTAA